In Novosphingobium sp. MMS21-SN21R, a single genomic region encodes these proteins:
- a CDS encoding glycoside hydrolase family 68 protein, whose protein sequence is MQPQSIVPAKTTHWEPEGFSELPRIGLIRASDVQRLFADLDLWDCWPLAHEDGRTVLHLGRAWWFFLSAPAFADPVERHGHARIRLLSCGSDGWTDHGNAFPDGLTSGSREWAGSAVLMDDGVTVQHFITAAGRRGESELTFEQRLFVVEGNLGATGPGDWQNAVEFVVADGLRYVCDRQDQGAPGLIKGFRDPAYLRDPATGKAHVLFTGSAAWSDHAFNGVVGIATLERGEWQLGDPLIEAIGVNNELERPHVVVRNGLYYLFWSTQRHTFAPGAVAGPNGIYGMVAESLAGPWRPINGNGLVAANPDDEPTQSYSWWVTGEGVVWSFTDYFSMGGRKLADHPELLRSNFGGTPAPCFALRFDGDSVTVA, encoded by the coding sequence ATGCAACCTCAATCGATTGTTCCCGCCAAGACAACGCACTGGGAGCCTGAGGGCTTTTCCGAATTGCCGCGCATTGGCCTGATCCGGGCGAGCGATGTCCAGAGGTTGTTCGCCGATCTCGACCTTTGGGATTGCTGGCCGCTTGCACACGAGGATGGCCGAACAGTCTTGCATCTGGGCAGGGCATGGTGGTTCTTTTTGAGCGCGCCCGCATTCGCAGATCCCGTAGAACGGCACGGTCATGCGCGCATCCGGTTACTGTCATGTGGCAGCGACGGTTGGACCGATCACGGCAACGCCTTTCCCGATGGTTTGACGTCCGGTAGCCGTGAATGGGCTGGGTCTGCAGTCCTGATGGATGACGGCGTCACGGTACAGCACTTCATTACTGCCGCGGGACGGCGCGGCGAGTCCGAATTGACCTTCGAGCAACGGCTGTTCGTAGTTGAAGGAAACTTGGGCGCCACGGGTCCTGGTGATTGGCAGAACGCTGTGGAATTCGTAGTCGCAGACGGTTTGCGCTATGTGTGCGACCGTCAGGACCAGGGCGCTCCCGGTCTGATCAAGGGCTTCCGCGATCCAGCGTACTTGCGCGACCCCGCAACCGGCAAGGCACACGTGTTGTTTACCGGCAGCGCAGCCTGGTCCGATCATGCTTTCAACGGTGTCGTCGGCATCGCCACGCTTGAGCGCGGCGAGTGGCAATTAGGTGACCCTCTGATCGAGGCCATCGGGGTAAACAATGAACTCGAGCGGCCGCACGTCGTGGTGCGCAACGGGTTGTATTATCTTTTCTGGTCGACGCAGCGGCACACGTTTGCGCCCGGAGCAGTAGCTGGGCCAAATGGCATCTACGGGATGGTAGCGGAGAGTCTCGCAGGTCCGTGGCGCCCGATCAACGGCAACGGGCTAGTTGCAGCCAATCCGGATGATGAGCCGACGCAGTCGTATAGCTGGTGGGTAACAGGTGAAGGGGTCGTCTGGAGCTTCACTGACTATTTTTCGATGGGCGGCCGGAAGCTCGCTGACCATCCCGAATTGCTGCGCAG